taccctcaaaaatagttgtaatacatataaaaatgcatagtgattcgtttgcaaccatatatataGCTTTTTGGTAGtattgctaatatgaataaatgttgttatccagattcgtgcattttcgtttaatttgggggGGAAAAATccagcctgccccctacaaaaatgtgaGTCTGTACTCCTATGTGAGTATAGTTATATATTTGCAAATACACGCAGTCCAGATACAGACGCCTCTGACATTAGTTAATTCCACAAATAGGCTGACCCAAGGCTTGCACTGCATATTGTCTATACTTCGTCGATGCATACAGGTACATGTCTCATAGCTGATTGTACTGATGTGTACATACTGGTACCCATGCTTCTTATTACTACCATCAACACTGAAAAGAGGAATAATCTACCACAATGTCAAGGTATTGGCGGAACACCTTGTGAATGCCTACCAGCTTTTCACGTGGATACTGGGAGTGTCTATACCCATGCATTATTTGAGCTTTCCAAGTTTCAGATTTTCATGATGCAGAAACTTCATGACGCAACATTCTTACTGACAACTAACgcaaaaggaaaaaagaaacacCTGGGGAAAGTCAGTACATCATGCTATTCCCTGGCAAAGCTTATGAAGCACCTGCCTAGAATACCAAGTTGGCCAACACCACTGACCTACTAGACATGACATACCAGATGGGCTAATATGATCATGATTCCAGTTTGATACCGATGATGTTAGCTCGAAATAGGAAGACAATGCTCAATCCAGTGACATTTATGTTCACAACACTGTTCTGTATTATCACATTATTCTAGGAATTCTGTATACATCACCCATCTGAGAGCGATTCACAACTGCCAAAGTGCCCCTTCATCTGAGATACTTTTGAATCATGATATCAATTTTGTCGTTGAGATTTAGGTACCATTTTACTATATATGATCCCTATTGTTAGTCTATAGTCCTCATCACAGAGAACGccattttcttactatggtatttactacacattatttatttctgggccgattgttttctaaattgacacaaaaatagtgggggtgttggggtttttttaatttccaaaatacttttacttttcttcgtaggtcaaatcaaactgaaattactgacacccccccaaaaaccccacaaaaaaacaacaaacaaaaacctaacaaaagaatacacacaaaaaaacaccacaatattcatggaggctgggaagAACTAGATCTATAAGtagtcattttatttttatagtacCATTTTTagtagtgttttttttatgtgttttcAGTTAACTGCAACAATATTGTGgcaataaatataaaagataatgATATTAACGAAATTTGAAATGGATTTGGTAAAACCATTAGAAAATGTCACCATTTTTCGAGGCCATTTTGAATGTTGAGcataatggcggccatcttggattttgaaaattattttattgaattggCTATCCTTGAGTTGATATAAATCGATGCAAAAAGTATTCAAATCGACCAACATTTacattagcccgagtactctgactgtaagagagctagacggacatttggacataaacacgctctcattacagtcagagaccaacctatgtctttttttggcaatttctgactaccaaacggtaggcaacgagtcccgctctaataccacaacaatcctatgtttgacgtcaaatacctttacatcaatcattttcgagttaagtgatacaaaaaaatccacatattaatcactaatacacttactacagaaagaaacccgacagcacccacattcagctacgcttcgtgacactccgtcgcaacaattgcaaagctcggcgatctatttcgagacgtagaccacgtgatcgcgcactgggcgattccgccttgtgcagcagttacaggggccgtctcatatcaagcgaagttacaacatggaagagtttggctaatgccgttttggatgaatttggatttcattacgtcattaaaccaaaacaattacacattattgattccattttgaatttgaaggatacatttggggtgttatcgacaggatacggtaaaagtatgtgctacgtactgcctcctcttatgagatgacccctgtaactgctgcacaaggcggaatcgcccagtctcgaaatagatcgccgagctttgcaattgttgcgacggagtgtcacgaagcgtagctgaatgtgggtgctgtcgggtttttctttctgtagtaagtgtattagtgattaatatgtggatttttttgtatcacttaactcgaaaatgattgatgtaaaggtatttgacgtcaaacataggattgttgtggtattagagcgggactcgttgcctaccgtttggtagtcaggaattgccaaaaaaagacatacgttggtctctgactgtaatgagagcgtgtttatgtccaaatgtccgtctagctctcttaaagtcagagtactcgggctacatttacatatacactCATATGAATTACGTTACATTACGTAGTGAAACACGTGTTGGGgtatatttgtaaacaaacaaacaacgttaatttaattcataaaacaattgttaaaacaGCACATCTTAATCGTTAACATATGTATAAAACTAGtagataacaatttgattgaacaaaaaacaaacaacaacaagaattaatgcactaaaagtatacttttgccagcctcgatcaacgtgtttttttatcacctgtcaacacgtgtctTAGTGTAGGGCGCGCATTATGTCAGTACTTTCCTTAATGTACATGGAGAGTtacttccctctatttagcaaatttaaaatggcgtggtatgttgttgttggaatatttattttgttaataatgatgcaagtacttcaatctggatttagtgagtacggtaggttacaCATTTTTGGGTTTGTGTGttcatttgttgcactatttcggttgagaaacggttgaaacatggtgacAACAGTTTTGactaccagctatatatagggtatgtaacaatattcggacgtagaaagaaccacactttctacgtcccttcgaACTACATGTGTTTGTCACCGCTATAATGATCAACCTTGTATATTAACTTACATagtttacatagaagcttcaatacataccttattgtaatttatgaatccattttattttatctgttaacgtaaacatccaagtatactttgaatttccctccgacacaacacaaacaatatAGCTGCAAAGACTATCAAGCTTACGCTGCCtatttttagctatagtctgtttcaaaattatccttGATTGTCCTATATTTCTAACGAACATTTACACGGTTAATAGCAGacaacttttgttgaataatgatcatacattttgacattggccttttttatattgtcattctGTGTTatccaaactaaggagcatggaacaccatttatatttatctcatttgcataatCTAAATTTTCCTAAAACAAAGACTATAATAAGAAGTGTTTGTTGTCTAGAACTTACAAAAAGTCGGATCCATCACctgttgttgtttctgtgaatattagcgacagaagtgcttgtttttaatgtttgctgcgcagacttatgtaccgtcatgcaggccagtaaatacagggaggtcccactaaaaatgtttaaaaaaaaaaaaaaaaaaaaaaaaaaaatttcagtagtaacacgtttattgttccattatACTGTAgaggtaaaacaaatatttttaaagaaagattttaactttaaaatataacacaaatgcttaggtgcgcagacttaggtgACACCAGTGTATAAGTAAGTTTTTatgttgaccccccccccccccccccccccccccccccccccagcaaaaACTTGGGGGTCAGAGGGGTCCTGTTGGACACAATGTATCAAAAATCGGTTTGCACCATCGGATTCCTTGGAAAAAAATCAATTTGGAATCAACTTCAAACATAAAGTAAACACTTTCTAAAAAGAGAGGCATCGTATTTAACAgcgaataaaaaatattcagtaGCTTGTTGGCATGGTTGTCCTCCTAGGTTGTGATCCtagatatatgtagatatgattTTAGGTGGCAAACCTTTTACAGCACGCCCCCTAGGtatatgttttatatccatTATCGACCATGTacagaataaaataaagaaaaagttgataaaacaagcattttgagagttcttctaaagtaatacatgtcccctaccagaccgaacacattttcgtatcttctgagttcaagagccataactctatgaaaaatgggtaaatcactataagagttaaatttgttttgtaactACATGATATGACCGTCAAGTGAGGCGGTGGgtaattttttttaggaaaatAGGAATTTGTGTTGCCTAAAACTAGGGTTAAAATATGAATTTTGCCCACTAAATAGGAAGAAAATaggaattttgtataaaagtaaATGTCCCAAAATAGAGAATATTGCAGATGTCAAGTGAGTGAGCCATCTCAAAACACTAaatatggaaaaagaaaaccattgaaaagataataatacaGGAAAATAAGACAATGTGTATATCATAGGAATAAAATAGgcacttattttgttttaagatggcCTCCCAACACCCCTTATAGCCATCCCGATCCACCACTTTTTATTCAGACAATGCAGTGGTTGAATTTGGTTCTTTGGagtaagacttttaaaaagcaacACAATGCAGTATTCCTTTTATGCTATTGAATAATAATAGTTACAAGGTCAAATTTTAACTCTTAAATGACAGGGGTGTTgactgaaaaaaccccacaacaagaCATTGCTTACCCAGTGACACCATCAAAAACAGCAGCCatggcagtgtgtgtgtgtatgtatgtgattgAATGTGATTGAATGTGGGTATGgacactatttttaaaattagttttctctTGGTAGATCAACTGGATAATATAGCTGGATTTAGTAGCTGTGTGCTAACTGAATTGGTAGAAATAATGTGTCAAATAATTATGATACTGCAGGTGTGCACATTTAATAGAATACTTGTTACGGTAAGCAAAGCACAACCTGCAAATGAGCACTGAAGTCCTACTTCCTTAGACACCATGCACCAGTATATCAGAGGTAACCCTAACAATTTCAGTCTGACTTTGTACAATTTAGACGTGATGAGAAATGTGGAaaatgtaagatgtttgcacaaacacccacccacctagtagttgttttgtttttgttttgtttttctagttTTGAGCATTCAACAAGATCAGATATTATCAAAAAACAGAACCATATTCAGAAATTCAGAAATTATAAATAAGAGGACTTTATATTGCATTGTGAACATTAATAACTGGAAGCCTGTAACCATGCATCCCATCTGCATATTCAGATTTCAATGACTATGCCACAGATATCACAATATGCCTCATATCAAGTCATCTGGAGCAAATGGTGTTAAGAGAAAAAATATGGTGTcgctaaaataaaaaaataaaaatatatatatataaaactggtcaaaagtgcaaaaaaaagagggaaaaaaTAGAAATTTTCATCAAAAAGAGGGCTAAATAGGgactcataaaaaaaataataggaATAAACAAGAAAAAGTAGGATACTTGACGGcctgataaagctatatacaaaagtTCATCTGAATATCTTCAGATATTGCAAAGTTTGAAAagcacattttcatatctcctaagttcaagagccataacaaGACCAAGGCCGTAGCtaacgaggggggggggggggggggggggggggttgatccggaaaacattatagaaacttaaataACAgtatcttcttaaccgtttaaggagttttagactattaactactcagttgccacCCCCCCACCACGGGTATTTGTGAATATTCAGTTGAGATTTATGCTTGCATTTATGTTTGCACTGCTGGTGAAAAACcaattgtcatttttaaaaataacatcatgactatcactaagcttaagaatttacttcctattccaaataattagcctttaGACAGTGGATCTGTGCAAAACGAACAAATTTCCATAAAGTAAATCTTTATCTATAACTGAACATGATATAGCTATAGACACAAAATTTCGGCTCAGTATCTTGAGACATTGCATAAACAAAAtccggaaaactaattttcgtatctcttaagttcaaggaccataactctgtcaaaaataggtaaatcaccatgaaagtcaaacttgatctgtaacataacatgataaagctatacacacaatttcagctcagtatctcaagacatttggaaaactatatgtgggacagacgcacagacagacaggcagacagaaggatgaagatacaacctatagtcccctccagttgacAGGGTTGGACAGGTAAGTACACTGAATCCATCACGAACAACAGAATACTTTCAAGACTATCCCTTCTCACTGAGAGGAGAATctaagggtggggtgggggtggggcagggaacccccccctaaattttgcgatagttataattttattatatattaattttcattttttttacgatccccctccaaacctcacCCAAAGTTCCcatggcattccacctcatgtcatgggggcccctaaatggattttgtggatccgccactgtcaCTGATGCCATTCCTGAAACAACGACGggtgggacgcagcccagtgttaaagtgctcgcctgatgcgccattggtctatttctcgttccagccagtgcaccacgactggtatatcaaatgtcgtggcatgtgctatcctgtctaggataatgcatataaaatatcccttgttactaatggaaaaaaaatgtggcgggtttcctctctaagactacgtgtcaaaatgaccaaatgtttgacatccaatagccgattattaataaatcaatgtgctctagtggtattgtcaaacaaaacaaactttaacttgtccTGGAACAATCCTTATTGAATTGAAAAACACGAAAAAAATCCCCAACCCAACAACCACCTCTCCCCAAAAAGAggaccccctccaaaaaaaagaagaagaaagaaaagaaaaaaagaaaagaaaaaaaaaaagaaaaagaaacaaagaaagaaaagaaagaaaccccaacccaaacaaTACCCAACCTGAAGTGTATTATTCTTTGTCAGCACGTGCTACAGTTTATTGTACTAATTACCTGGAGTATTCACCATGTTTGCTACTACTAAGATTGGAACTGTGCGCAATTCAACAGCTCCCACCAATTGTTCGAGGTCCTTCTTGGCCTCTTCTATGTTAGCGCTGTCAGAACAGTTCACCACGAGGATGACCCCATGAGTTCCCCTATAGAAGTTTTTCTGATGTGGACGCTTGTCCGCTTTTCCACAAATGTCATAGACCACGAACCTTATATGAGACTTAGGGGAAATGATGATCTCGACATTGTACTTTTGCGTTGGTCTTGGAGCAATGATTTTGTCAACTCCCATTTTCATTGCATAGAGCAAGTAAGTTTTTCCTGAAAGAATAAATTGCAGAATTTACATTGGCGGATCTAGAGAAGGGTCGCCTGTAGCGGTCCCACGACCCCGACCCGTCCAAGGTGCTCGTTTTAAGAGCCCTTTGGGAGCAAACTCAAATTCGCCCTTTTAGAATTCTGTGAACCCGTCACCCCCCTtaacaaaatcctggatccaccAGCCCATTACCATAGATCTAGACCATAGTACCTATACCATAAATGTTTGTCCCTGTAAAGCTTTACggacgggacgtaacccattgtaaagcactcgcttgatgcgcggtcgttttgggatcgatccctgtcggtgggcccattgggttatttcttgttccggccagtgcaacacaactggtatattaaaagccgtggtatgtggggtggtgcatataaaagatcccctgttgcattaggaaaaatgtagcgggtttcctctcatgactacgtgtcagaattaccaaatgtttgacatgcaatagccgatgattaatgaatcaatgtggtcgttaaccaaaactaattttatagctttatttcatgttatatatatatatatatatatatatatatatatatatatatatatatatatatatatatatatattccactcAAAAAGAACCCTGTACTAACCCATTCGGTAATCATTTTCGCTGTCACTGAATCAATGAAAATCACCACACGTCCCATGTAGGAATGtcaacaacacattttagttttcaGTCAAGACTTCCTTTTCAAAGTAAAAAACTCACGTCAAGCTCCACAAATTATGGGCctactgggttatttctcattctagccagtgtaccacgactggtgtataaaaggccgtggtatgtgttattctgtcaacgagctactctcgattcactaatatcaaaacctatattagctcggccatttacctttcgaccgaccgttcaaaattgcgccaaattccctcaatcaaaattgcgcacccttttctctttggcatttaactgctccattcaaattccatagcaccaccaccacccccacccgcctgctaccgatttgatcgggctgctggtgctcccttgcacctcctctcccctccctccacctttcctgtcatggacggaggagccggtcatggacggaggagccggccaaggccggctcttgtgcccacgacaggcgtgcgctacaacagcttgttctgaatgtgcacgtaaaaccctatgacatgacatgacatgttattctgtctgtggactggtgcatataaaggatcccttgctactaatagaagaatgtagcgggtttcctctctaagactaaatgtcagaattaccaaatgactgacatccaatagccgatgatcagcaaagcaatgtgctctagtggtgtcgttaaacaaaacaaacttttcctttcttcctttattGGTAGCATAGTTTGATGGCGTTATTGTTTGTGTCACACTGCGTGGGTTTCCCAAAGCCGATCTCGTAGAAATAAAGTTTTGATAGACTTACAATTTCCGTAAGAAAGTTACGTTTTAAAGTTCGAGAGCCGTGAACTAGTTAAAAAGTAAAAGCAGCAGTAATATGTAACATTAGTTATTTGTGAACATACTATCACCCATTGCCAATAACTAAACACACTTTTGTTTGTTATAGAACATGGACGTAGGCAGGTGCcaaaagggtgtgtgtgtgtggggggggggggggcagacacacccatatatatttaaatacatatataaatatatgaaaacaatcgctgctgctacaaagtagAGGTTGCAATCAGTGCAGagtacccccccccaaaacacaggatacccccccccccccatttatgGAACTGCGATTTTTTTAGCAAAAATGAggtttgctaataaaaacattaggcCTACTCAAATCAACAAATACCTGCATTAACTGGTCCAACTATGAGTACCTTTATCGGCACTGAAGAACAATTTCCCATCAGAATGGCTTTTTTATTTTACGGCTACCAAAATGAACGCcccaaaatattacatatatttatatatgtaacatattgaggtgataatttatttataaaaatacgtcatgataaaaacaaacaacgtaACAATGGTGTTTTATAATGACGTCACAAAGACGTGTTCACTCTAGTACAGTTAGCGTTCTTATCTAGGCATACTGCTACTAGTATACTCGTACCCTGCTGAGTCGAGGTCTCTATTAAGTCGCGCCATTTGGGCTGTTAAAGTAATACGCCAACTACCGTTTATTTACGTTCTCAGTCTCACAGTTAGAAGTGTAGACAGtctccccatcccaaccatttACTTgtcctggccccgtgcttataaaccttaaagtctagactttaataaagtccagactttaacgtaatgttatttgaatggcgttgccatgacgttgccatgacgttaaagtctggactttattaaagtctagactttaaggtttataagtaCGAggcctggacggaggagccggcctaGACCAGCACCCATGGGCGTCGATCGATGGGGgacagtggggggggggggggggggaggacgcgtccccctcacttttcaacgccgggggacaatctatataagtgtctccccccccccaccccccaacacacactttttcgtttagcaaaagcaaGAACAAGAACActaccaacaaaaacaacaacaacaaaaaacaaacaaaaattaaaagtttaaccactaatgtgcaactttatgattttcattgacgttcctttatctctctctctctctctctctctctctctctctctctctctctctctctctctctctctcttttacaGTTCTTTCCCACACGAGTCCAGGATTGATTCATCAGAAACCAGGTTCTACGAAATCGAGCTCAAACAGCGACTCAAATCGCTGCTGaaccggtttatcctagtagcctctctcacacacacacacacgccccccccccctccccgcacttttaaagccggattgacgcccatgcctgcgcccatgacaggcgtgcgctttcACACACGAGGACAGTGTTAGATAACACATACATTCATTTCAGACGAACATACAAAATAGCTGTTAAAATTAATCATTTGCTTTCTTTTTCACATAACTCATTTAGGAAAGTCACACAGAGAGTTGCTGTATTAGGCCTATTCTTATTTGATTTGGATACGCAGAGTCTAACAGTTAGAAGTGTAGACAGAAGTagctaaaacatgtttttaactaTATCCagttttttgttacattttaccgTAAgaatattccccccccccccccccaaataaaccaaaataaacaaaatccacAAGACTctaatgtaaattaaaacactttAGTTTTCTTGATGTATGGCGATCATGCAAAAACTGTTAAAAGTATCGtctacatgtgcatgtatagagattattatatgagcctgtgtgtcgtactgattttacaaaacgagtgtcaggtttgttttattgcccgagcgagagtgatggtaatacatgaatcctgataggagtttcgtaaaatcagtatgacacacacgcGAGTGCTATATTCTTTATTACCCTATTACGCTGCGTGAGAGCCAGAAGGACGTAAATGCATCAaaactcatttttaaaaagccgagataatgaaggaaaactgtttttcttgatcagtagttaagatgtcgaatttcttttaatgacaatgaaagctgaacatatttacgatgtctttgtatatttgcggtatttatagcatattaggtgttttagttatttgcttaaatagttgtagttacgacaattattGACTCATGATTTAATTAAATGCGTCACTTACGACCAACTGTATATcaaataaatttgaatatttattctgaaagaaccatcacttgtaaaatatttcagttttacaaatcacatatttatttttaaaaaggagaaagcAGCTTGTAAATAGAACatatttagaagcaaacattcaaaaaggaatacaagtagaagtacgtattaataaaatcaccacttaaacaaaatattacgtgaaaacaattattttacttttgttaataataatacgataaataaaatcaaactactCTGTCTCAtgaaatccttgttttctttgacccaCCCATTTTGTGTGACTAAGTCTGGTGCAGGGTTTTTGCCACAGGGTAAAAaagtatggtgccatacccaaatatttttgcagaatttAACTTTTtgatcattactgtatgattttcttaatcctaaccctaaacataacgcattttctttctgagagagggaccccccccccccccccccacccccatatccttgttgattgtggttgcattcaattccatagagccatacccaagaatttctttctggcagaaacactgtggtgGTAGTGCTCCATGTTCGTTGTTTGATGGTGGTGCATCAGAATCAGACGACTTGTCCATACAAAACCTCTTTTTCAAGGCAAGTATTCGTTCCTGATGAGTCAGAAAAGTTGATGTCTTTTTGTGTGCAGTGTTCTTTCCGTGTTCTTTGAGCCATGGGAGTCCTTTTGCAGATAGTTCCTGGTTGTGCTGCCTCAAGGTATACTTCACTAGTTTCAAGAATATCAGCTAGTGCAATAGACAAACCAgaatagttaagcaaactgaAGCTGGTATCcttaatgaagaaactatgtttagcagcttattggtttgggatacaccgggttcaagtgaagctcattcataggatatagggtttacatttccaatgaggGTGTGTACTGAATATTAAATCCAGAAGTAGTGAACACTACACCATGTCTACCTGTTAAGTATGCAGgattctctccaggttatattgagtgaacagtaacccctacagcttctgctgtgcgttgggtgtactctccgggttctgttgtgtgttcagtgcacactcctggttttgttgtgtagttgttgatctctccgggttctattgtgtgtccagtgatctctccaggttatattgcgtgttcagtgatctctccagattccgttgtgtgtccagtgatctctccaaaTTCtcttgtgtgttcagtgatctctccaggttctgttgtgtgtccagtgatctctccaggttctgttgtgtgtccagtgatctctccaggttctgttgtgtgtccagtaaTCTTTCCAGGTTAAGttgtgtgttgggtgtactttc
This DNA window, taken from Gigantopelta aegis isolate Gae_Host chromosome 4, Gae_host_genome, whole genome shotgun sequence, encodes the following:
- the LOC121372199 gene encoding ADP-ribosylation factor 6-like, whose translation is MGNCSSVPIKVLIVGPVNAGKTYLLYAMKMGVDKIIAPRPTQKYNVEIIISPKSHIRFVVYDICGKADKRPHQKNFYRGTHGVILVVNCSDSANIEEAKKDLEQLVGAVELRTVPILVVANMVNTPGAASVDDIKNALHLNTMLANRTWDICPLGKENQSDVDHILDDFVVFVYR